The following nucleotide sequence is from uncultured Roseateles sp..
CTCGGCGATGGCGCGGTTGCCGATGCCTATCACCGAGTCGTCCCCGACGGCGGCGCCCAACAGCACCGGCGTGGCGCCCAGCAGCACGCCCTGCGCGTCGAACACGAACACGCGAGCATCCCGCTTGTCCAGGATCACATAGGGCAGGCGCTGGTTGTCGCCCGAATCGGCCACCCAATCGGCGATGTGGCGCGCCTCGGGTGAAGCCGCCTCACCCCTGAAGTCGGCAAAGCGCGGGCCACCGGGCTGCACCACGGCCGCGGCCCGTAGCACGGGCCCGGCAAAGAACCGCGCCCGGTGCAGGCCGGTGCCATCGGGCGGCAGCATCAGCACCAGCACCGCGCTGCCGAGCAAAAAGCCCTGCTTCAGCGCGGCGATCAGCTCCGGGCGAGGAGGGAGCTCGATGCGGGGCGGCGGGTTGTAGGTGGCCATGGTGCTTGGATACGAAGGAAAAGCGCCCCGAAGCGGCGTGGGATCTCACCCTGCGGCTTCGGGGCGCTGCGCGCGAACGCTGGCTTCAGTTGCGATCGGCGCGCGGGGTGCGCTCGGTGATCAGCGGGGCGCTGTTGTCCGGCACCGGCGCGTTGACGGTGGCCGGGGTGTTGTTGTCATAGGTCTGGGCTTGCGTCGGGGCCTGCGGGGCCGGGCTGCTGTCCGTGGGCGCCGCGGGGGCGATATCGGTGCTCGGCTGCACTTGCTGTTCCTGCACCGGCTCGGCGGGTTGCATGGTGTCTGACGCCTGCGCATAGGCCAGGCTGATGGCACCAACCAGGGTGGCGGCGGCGAAAATCGTGGTGACGGTCTTGGAAGCCTTCATGTCATAACTCCTTGGTGTTGCGCACTTGGCGCTATGGGGTCAACGGCCAAAGGGCCTGACATGAATCTAGGCGCCTGCCCCAGCGCCTTGCATCGGATGGCGCCGGCGATCCGTGTAGGACGATCGCTGTCAGCAAATGCAACAGGGCCGGGTCTGAACAGCTGGCGGCCACATGCAGACGAAAAAAAGCCCGAGTTGCCTCGGGCCGAATGCGGTTTGGGGGAAGTGCGGTATTCAGGCGGGCTTGGCGGACTTCAGGCTGCGGCCGGTGATGACCACTCGCTCCAGCTGGGCCACGGTCTGAGTTGCGGCGAGTTCGTCGGTTTCGGCCGGGCTGGTCAACGATCCCACGGCGCTGATGGCCACGAAGCTGAGGACCAGAACGCTGTTGAAAAGATTGTCTAACATGGTGGGCTCCTGCTGGTTTCACTGCCGCGAAAAACGTCGCGATGGAGTGAATGTAGGAGTCACAACTGCCGCCAGCCAGGGGCATGTGATGAGTCGTCGGTCACGCCGGATGAACTGCGGAACGGCGTGATGAAGCGATGCCCGACAAGTGCAATCGCGAATGAGGAAAGGGGCCCGTGGGCCCCTTTTCTCATTCGCTTGACGACGCTCCCGTCAGTGCAGAGCCGGCATCAGAGGGCCTGCGTGCGCAGCTTCAGCCAGGCCAGCGCATCGCCGCTGACCAGCGGCGACAGGCGTGCCAGCACCTCGGCGTGATAGCGGTTGAGCCAGGCGATCTCGTCTTCGCGCATCAGCTCGCGGGCGATGCAACGGGTGTCGATCGGACACAACGTCAGCGTCTCGAAGGCCAGCATCTCGCCAAAGGCGCCCTGCTCGGGCGTGTCGATGGCGACGTTGAGTACCAGATTCTCCAGGCGCACGCCCCATTTGCCATTGCGGTAGATGCCGGGCTCGATCGAGGTGATCATGCCGGGCTCCATGGCCATATGGGCATCGGGCACGGCCTTGGAGATGCTTTGCGGGCCCTCGTGCACATTCATGAAGTAGCCGACACCGTGGCCGGTGCCGTGGCCGTAGTCGACGCCATGCTCCCAGATCGGGGCGCGGGCAATGGCGTCCAGCATTGGCGACAGGGTGCCGCGTGGGAAGCGCGTGCGGCTCAGGTTCATCATGCCCTTGAGCACGATAGTGAAATCGCGCTTCTGAGCCTCGCTGAGGTCGCCAATCTGCCAGACGCGGGTGATGTCCGTGGTGCCGCCCAGGTATTGGCCGCCGGAATCGATCAGCAGCAGGTTGTTGCCTTCGATCACTGCGTGCGACTCGGGCGTGGCGCGGTAATGAGGCATGGCGCCGTTGGGGCCGAAGCCGGCGATGGTGGAGAAGCTCAGGCCGACGAAGCCGGGGCGGCGCGCGCGGGCAGCGGACAGCTTTTCATCGACGGTGATCTCGGTGATGCGCTCCTTGCCCAGGGCCTGCTCGAACCAGGCGTAGAACTCGCACATCGCAGCGCCGTCCTGCTCCATGGTCTCGCGCACAAACTGCGCCTCGGCGGAAGTCTTGCGGCTCTTGGCCAGGGTGCTGGGGTTGATGGCCTCGACGACGCGCACGCCGCTGGCCACTGACTCACGCAGGCCCCAGGTGATGCGGCGCGGGTCGACCAGCAGCACGGTGTCGGCCGCCAGCGCGCCCAGCGCCTTGGGCGCCTGGGCGTAGTCGGCCAGCTGCACGCCGTCCGCGGCTAGCGTGGCCTGCAGTGCGGCGGGCACCTTGCCGGCGCCGACGAACAGCGTGGCGCCATCCAGACCGACCAGCGCATGGGCGATGAAGACGGGGTTGCATTGCACGTCGGAGCCACGCAGATTGAACAGCCAAGCCACGTCATCGACAGTGGAGATGAAATGCTGGCTGGCGCCCAGGCGGCCCATCGTGGCACGCACCTCTGCCAGCTTGGCCGCGCGGCTGACGGTGGCCTGCGGTGCGGCATGTTCGTAGACCGGCGCGCCGGGCAGGGCGGGGCGGCCGTCCCATATCGCATCCAGCAGGTCCAGATCGGTGCGCAGCTTGATCTTGGCGGCAAGCAGGCCCAGGCGGACTTGCTGCGCAAGCGCCAGGCTCAGACATTGCCCATCGACGGCCAGGCTCTGGCCAGCCTGCAGCTGCTGTGCCGTCCAGTCGATGAAGTGGGTGGCGGCGCCGCTGGGAATCTTCACCAGATCAATGCCGGTGCCGGCCAGTTCGACCTCGGCCTGGGTCCAGTAGCGCATGTCGGCGAACAGGGCGGCGCGGTCCAGGGTGACGACCAGGGTGCCCATTGAACCGGTGAAGCCCGACAGCCACTCGCGTCCCTGCCAGCGCGCGGGCAGGTATTCGGACAGATGCGGATCGCTGGAGGGCACCAGTACGCCGTGCACCTGTTGGGCCTGCATCGCATCGCGCAGCCGCGCCAGTCTCAGGGTGATCTCGGAAGTACGGGTGTCCATGGGGGCTCTCCGGGGTGGCGCTGCCGCCGGATGGGCGGTGGCCAGTGTTGAAAGGGGTGCGAGATTGTAGGCTTTGGGGCCGTATCCCCGGCCTGACGGCCTCAGCTTGACGCCAGCGGCGGCAGGTGCACCTCGAACACGGCGCCGCCTTCCGGGTGGTTGTGCGCCCGTATCGTGCCGCTGTGCACATGGATGATCTTGCGGCTGATGGCCAAGCCCAGGCCGGTGCCGCCGGCGCCGGTCTGGTTCAGGGAGGACTGGACAAAGGGCGCAAAGATGCTCTCGAACTCATCCGGCGGAATGCCCGGGCCATGGTCGCGGATCTCGACGCAGCAGCCGCCAGTGGCTGGTTCGTTGAAGCAGCGCAACTCGATCTCGCTGTGGGCCGGGGCGTAACGCAGCGCGTTGGCCAGGATGTTGCGGAACACCTGCTGCAGCCGGAAGGCGTCCAGCAGGGCCATGCAGGGCCAGTCGGATTGCTCCAGCCGCAGGCTCAGGCCCCGGCTGCCGGCCAACTGGGCCAGCTCCTGCACCACCTCGGCCACCAGCGGCCGCACGTCGCCGGGCACCAGCTTGAAGGAGCCGACCGAAGTTTCCAACCGTGACAGGTCAAGCAGGTTGTTGACCACATGCAGCATGCGGTGGCCGGCGGACTGGATGTCGCTGAACATGCGCGCCAGCACCGGTTGCTCGCGGGCGCGAGACAGGCCAACTTGCGAGAAGCCCAGAATCGTCTGCAGCGGCGTGCGCAGCTCGTGGCTGACATTGGCCAGGAACTCGCCCTTGGCGGCGCTGGAGCGCTCGGCCACATCGCGCGCTTCGCGGGTGCGGCGCTCGACCTCGCGGAAGTCGGTGATGTCCACCATGCTGCCGATCACGCCCAGCGGCTCGCCGTTGGCATTGGCGTAGGAGGTCTTTCGCACCATCAGGTCATGCCAGGTGCCGTTGGGGAACGGTACCCGTTCTTCGTAGGACAGCGTGCCGCCCTCGCGCATCAGCTGCTCGTCCTTGGCCAGGGTGATGGTGAAGTCGCCCATGGGCCGCAGCTCGGGCAGGGTCTTGCCCAGCACATGCTCGACCGGCCAGCCGACCATGTCGCACCAGGCGCGGTTGACCATCAGATAGCGGCCGGCCTTGTCCTTGGCGAAGATGGGGAAGGGGCAGACCTCGATCAGCCGGGCGGTGAACTCCAGCTGCTCCAGCAGCTGGCGGCGCGCCAGCTCGCGCTCGGTCACGTCAATGGCAAAGCCGGCATAGCCGATCAACCGGCGCTCGGCAGACTCGACCGCTGTGACGCTGACCTCCAGCACCCGGTGCGCGCCCTCCGCGCCGCGCAGGCGCAGCTGGGTGGGCGGGCCGCGCAGGCTGCCGGCCGGTGGGTCGCCCCCGCGGGGCGGGCGGAACAGCGCACGGGCGGCGCTGACATCGCGGGCGTCCACGAAATCGGCGAAGGGCAGGCCCAGTACCGGCCGCAGGGTGATCTCATCGGCAAACCACTGGCGGTTGACGAACTCCAGCCTGCCCTCCGTGTCGGTACGGAACATCAGCTCCTGCACGCTGTCGATCAGCAGGCGCTGGTTGCGCTCCTCGTCGGCCATCTGCTGATGTGCCTGGCGCAGCACATCGTCGGCCTGCTCGTGCCGGCTCAAGCTGCGGCAGGCGCCCCGGGTCAGCAGGGCGATGGCCAGCCAGCCGGCCAGGGTGATCGCGCCGGCCGCTATCAGCGTGTCGCGCAGCTCGCCCCAGATGGCATCACGCCGGTACTCCACCAGCAGCAGCGCCGGCAGCTGACGGGTGCTGCGAAAGCTGGCCAGTACCTCTTGGCCCTTCAGCCCGGGCCCGACGAAGCTGCCCTGTTCCTTGCCGGGCGGAAAGTGGCGAAACACCTGATGGTCGATCAGGGTCGCGCCGCTGGGCAGCGAGGCACCGGCATCGGCGGTGATCAGGCTGCCGTCGCGGCCGAGCAGCGCCGCGCTGCGCGGACCATCGCCGAACTGCTGCCGGTAGTGCTCGGCGAAGTAGTCCGGGTCGAGCACGGCTACCAGGTAGCGGGGGCCGGGTGCGGTTCCGGCCGACATCAGCTCCGGCAGCACATGGACCTGGGGCAGCAGGCGTTGCTGGCCTTCGTAGGGCTTGCGGCGGCGACGGTCGAGGTCGACCAGCTCATGGCCGGGCGCCAGGGAACCGACCCATTGCGAGGCGCTGACGGCGCCGCGCCGCAGCTGGCCGAGATCGATCTGGGCCGCGAGATTTTCGGGCTCGCTGCTGGCCAGCACGCGTCCCGAGGCATTCAGCGCCGAGACGCTGCGCACATGGGGCAGCTGTGGCAGCAGCAGCGGACTCAGTGCCTGGTTCAGCATCTGCACCGGCTCGCGCGTGCCGGCCAGAGCGGACTCCAGACTGCGCAAGAGCAGGGCCGAGGCCTGCAGGCTCTGATCGGCATGCTCCTGCAGCCGCCGGGCATGGAGCTCGGTGGCCTGCAGTTCCAGGCGTTCGGCGTCGCGCAGGGCATGGAGCACAAAGCCCAGGGCCGCCAACAGCTGCAGCAGGGCCAGCAGAGCCGCGGCGCGCAGCACGACCGGGCGTTTCAGCCAGGCCGGCAACGGTGTCGGTGTGATCGCGCTCATGGCCGCAGGGGCCTCGGATGGCAGGCATCGCAGCGACGGAGGGGCCTCAAGTGGTGCACGGCAGCGGAGATGCGAGGTCCTGTGTCATGGTTTGAGGGGGAAAGATTGCACTCTACCGCCAAACCGCAAGCCATCGCGTCGCCGCCGCCTGGGGCTCAGTCTTGCTGCTTGTATGGCCGCAAGTCCTTCGCCAGGCCGAGGCCGGACACAGGCGGTCCTGAGGACTGCTTGTGCCTGCCGAGGGCCGAGGCCGCTGGCCGAGGCGGGTCAAGGCTTCCGCCTTGTCCGTCCGGGCTCAGCCTTGCGGCTTGTATCGCCGCAAGTCCTTCGCCAGGCGGGCCAAGGCTTCCGCCTTGTCCGTCCGGGCTCAGAGCTCGGTGCGCAGGGTCCACAGCTCCGGGAACAGCACCACGTCCAGCATCTTTCGCAAATAGCTGACGCCACCGGTGCCCCCGGTGCCGCGTTTGAAGCCGATGACGCGCTCCACTGTCGTCACGTGGCGGAAGCGCCATAGGCGGAAGGCGTCTTCCAGATCGACCAACTCCTCACCCATCTGGTACAGGTCCCAGTACTGGCTGGGATTGCGATAGACCTGCAGCCAGGCCTGCTTGACGGCCTCGTCAGCCGCGTAGGCCTGGGTCCAGTCTCGCTCGGTGTGGCTGGCGGGCACGGCCAGGCCGCGCCGGGCCATCAGCTTCAGCGTTTCGTCGTACAGCGAGGGCGCGCGCCAGCTGGCCTCGACCACAGCCAGCCTTGCCGGTACGTGCTCGTGGGGCTTGAGCATCGCCGCGTTCTTGTTGCCCAAGGTGAATTCGATCTGCCGGTACTGCCAGCTCTGGAAGCCGCTGCTGTTAGACAGATAGGGGCGGATGGCCGAGTACTCGGGCGGCGTCATCGTTGCCAGCACGTCCCAGGCGTGAACCAGCTGTTCCATGATGCGGCTGACACGAGCCAGCATCTTGAAGGCGGCCGGCAGTTCGTCTCGGGCCACATTGGCCACCGCCGCCTGCATCTCGTGCAGCATCAGCTTCATCCACAGCTCGGAGGTCTGGTGCTGGACGATGAACAGCATCTCGTTGTGCTCGGGCGACAGCGGATGCTGGGCGCTCAACACCTGGTCGAGGTGCAGATAGTCGCCATAGCTCATGTCTTTCGAGAAGTCCAGCTGGGCGCCCTCTTCGCGAACGATGTTCATCGGGCAACGGGCTTGGTCGTCACTCATGTCACTGCATCCTGCTGATTGAAGCGCGGCTCACGCCATTCCTCGGTCTGCAACACCTGGTGCAGGTGCTCGATGGCATCCCAGACATCGACAAAACGGGTGTACAGCGGCGTGAAGCCGAAGCGCAAGATGTGAGGGAACTCGTCCAGGCGCTGCGGGTCGCCGGCGCGATAGTCGCCGATCACGCCACGGGCGATCAAGGCCTTGACGACCGCGTAGCCGGCCTCGTGCAGCGGTGCGGCCAGGCTCAGGCAGACCTGGCTGCCGCGCTGGTGGGCGTCGCGTGGTGAGGACAGGCGCACGCCTTGCGAGCCGCAACGGGCCTCGGCCAGCGCGATGAAGGCCTCGGTCAGCGCGATCGACTTCTTGCGCAGCGCCGCCATGCCGCCCATGGGCTCGGCGGCGAGCAGGGTATCGACGCCGCACTCCAGCGCGCTCAAGGCCAGGATGGCCGGGGTGCCGCACTGGTAGCGGGTGATGCCGGCGGCGGGCCGGTAGTCGGGTGTGAACTGGAAGGGCGCGGCATGGCCCATCCAGCCCGACAGCGGCTGCCAGAAGCGTTCCGCGTGGCGCGGATGCGACCAGACGAAGGCCGGTGCGCCGGGGCCCCCGTTCAGATACTTGTAGCCGCAGCCGACGGCGAAATCGGCGTCCGCGCCCTTTAGGTCTACCGGCAGCGCGCCGGCCGAATGGGCCAAGTCCCAGATCACCAGAGCGCCGGCGGCATGGGTAGCGGCGGTCAGCGCCTTCATGTCGTGGCGGTAGCCGGTGCGGTAGTTGACCTCGGTCAGCATCAAAATGGCCAAGTCGGCATTCAGCGCGGCAGGGATTTCATCAACCGTGTCCACCAGCTTCAAGCTGAAGCCATGCTGGCGGGCCACGCTCTCGGCGATGTAGAGATCGGTCGGGAAGTTGCTGCGCTCGCTGACGATGATGTGGCGCCCGGGCGCGTCGGCCTTGCTGATCTGGGCGGCGGCGTGCAGCACCTTGTACAGATTGACCGAGGTCGAGTCGGCCGTCACCAGCTCATCGGGCCCGGCGCCGACGAGGCGGGCGATCTTGTTGCCGACCTTGCGCGGCAGATCGATCCAGCCGGCCGTGTTCCAGCTCTTGATCAGGTCCATGCCCCATTCGCGGGCGATCACCTCCTGCACGCGGGCCGCGGTGGCGCGCGGCAGCACGCCCAGCGAATTGCCGTCCAGGTAGTTGATGCCGGGCGGCAGGTCGAACTGATGCCTCAGCTCAAACAGCGGATCTTCTTGATCCCGCACTTCGCAATCTTGTCTCGTCGTCATCGCTTGGTTCCTTCTTTCCGGTCAGTTGGGGCCCGAGCTTGCCGGGTACGGCAAGGTCCGGCCCGCAACAGGTTTCAAAAAGCGCGCAAGACGGCGCGCACGGGGGAGGCACAGGCGCCGGCCAGCTTCAGCGGCAGCGCAATCAATTCGTAGTCGCCCTCGGGCACTGCGTCGAGCACCAGGTTTTCCAGCACGCGCAGGTTCAGGCGCAGCAGTTGCTGGTGGCTGTCCAAGGATTTGCTGTCCGCCGGGTCCACCGAGGGCGTGTCCAGGCCTATCAACTTGACGCCGCGCGCGGCCAACCAGGCCACGGTCTCGGGCGCGTAGGCGGTGAACTCGGGGTTCCAGACCTCGCTGGCCTGCTGGCAGCAACGCACCAGCACGCGTTCGGGAAGATTTTTCTCGGCGTGCTGGACGTGCTCGATCTGGATCAGCGGCCCGCAATCAATCGCATGTATCACGCGGCAGGGGCCGACATAGGCCTGCAGATCCACTTCGGCCGCCGAGGGCTGGTTGTTGCCGTAGTGCAGCGGCGCGTCGGCGTGCGCGCCGACATGGGGCGACATCGTCAGCGCGCTGAGATTAACCGGGCAGCCGGGTGACAGCTGTGCCGTCCAGCGCAAGGCATAGGGCTCGTCGCCGGGGAAGATCGGCGAGGCGGGCGAGACGGTGGGAGAGATGTCCCAGAGCTGTTTCATCGAAAGGTCCCCTGGCGTGAGATGCGAAGCGGCCCGAACCATAGCAGCGGGATTTGGGGCGTGGTGTCGGTTAATTCCAACATCATGAACCGGTCCCGATCCTGGTGAAAGCCCTAGGATTTCCAACTCTTGAATTTAGTTGACACCTAAAATATACAGGTCTAAAGTGCATCCATCAAGCGGGTTCTTCGCCCGCGGCAAGACGGAGTCTGATGATGCGCATTTCCTGCATTGGTGGCGGCCCGGCCGGTCTGTATTTCGCGTTGCTGATGAAGCAGCAGGACCCGTCGAATCAGATCACCGTCTACGAGCGCAACCGCGCTGGCGACACCTTCGGCTGGGGCGTGGTGTTCTCGGACCAGACCTTGAGCGCGATGCAGCAGGCCGACCCCAAGACCGCCGGCCAGATTCTCGACGCGTTCAATCACTGGGATGACATCGAGGTCAATATCGCTGGCCGCAAGATGCTGTCGGGTGGCCATGGCTTTTGCGGCATCGGCCGGATGAAGCTCTTGAACATCCTGCAGCAACGCTGCATCGAACTGGGCGTCGATCTGCGCTTCGAGTCCGATGTGGCCGACGACGAAGGCCTGGACGCTGACCTGATCATCGCCGCCGACGGCCTGAACAGCCGGGTGCGCACCAAGTACGCTGCCACCTACCAGCCTGACGTCGATCTGCGCCAGTGCCGCTTCGTCTGGCTGGGCACGCACAAGTTGTTCGACGCCTTCACCTTCGATTTCCAGCACACTGAATGGGGCTGGTTCCAGGCCCATGCCTATCGCTTCGATGCCGACACCTCGACCTTCATCGTCGAGGCGCCGGAGCCGGTCTGGAAGGCCGCCGGCCTCGAAGACATGAGCAAGGAAGACGCGATTGCCTTCTGCGAGAAGCTGTTCGCCAAGGTGCTGGACGGCAACAAGCTGATCTCCAACTCGGCCCATCTGCGCGGCTCGGCGCAGTGGATCCGCTTTCCCCGCGTGGTCTGCAAGACCTGGGTGCACCACAACGGCCGTGCTCCCGTCGTGTTGATGGGCGACGCTGCTCACACCGCGCACTTCTCGATCGGCTCCGGCACCAAGCTGGCGCTGGAGGATGCGATCGGCCTGGCGCGCAATATCGCTGAGGCCAAGGGCGATCTGAATGCTGCGCTGCGCACCTACGAGGCGACGCGCAGCATCGAAGTGCTGCGCATCCAGAACGCCGCGCGCAACTCGACCGAGTGGTTCGAGAATGTCGAGCGCCATGCGCATCTGGACCCGGAGCAGTTCGCCTATTCGTTGCTGACCCGCTCGCAGCGCATCTCGCACGAAAACCTGCGCCTGCGCGACGCCGGCTATGTCGGTGAGTTCGAGAACTGGCTCGCCGAACAGGCCGGTTTGAAGCCGGCCAAGGGCCAGACCGTGCCGCCGATGTTCACGCCGTTCACCCTGCGCAGCGTGACCTTGAAGAACCGCGTTGTCGTGTCGCCGATGGCCCAGTATTCCGCTGTCGATGGCCTGCCCACCGACCATCATCTGGTGCACCTCGGCGCCCGCGCGATGGGCGGCGCCGGCATGGTCTTCGTCGAGATGACCTGCGTGTCGCCCGACGCGCGCATCACCCCGGCCTGCCCGGGCCTGTACGACGACGCGCAGACGGCCGCCTTCAAGCGCATCACCGACTATGTGCACAGCCAGAGCACGGCCAAGATCGCCCTGCAACTGGGCCATGCCGGCGCCAAGGGCTCGACCAAGGTGATGTGGGAGGGCATTGATCAGCCGCTGGAGTCGGGCGGCTGGCCGCTGATCTCGGCTTCGCCCCAGCAATACCTGCCCGGCGTCAGCGAATGGTCGCGGGCGATGACGCGCGCCGATATGGACCGCGTCCGCGATGACTTCGTGGCCGCGACAAAACGCGCCGCCGAGGCCGGCTTTGACTGGCTGGAGCTGCACTGCGCCCACGGCTATCTGCTGTCGTCCTTCCTGTCGCCGCTGACCAATCAGCGCGACGACGAATACGGTGGTTCGCTGGAGAACCGGCTGCGCTATCCGCTGGAGGTGTTCAAGGCGATGCGCGCCGCCTGGCCTGAGCATCTGCCGATGTCGGTGCGCATCTCCGCGCACGACTGGGTGCCTGGCGGCAACACGCCGGACGATGCGGTCGAGATGTCTCGCGCCTTCAAGGCCGCCGGCGCCGATCTGATCGACGTGTCCTCGGGCCAGGTGTCCAAGGCCGAGAAGCCGGTCTATGGCCGCATGTTCCAGACGCCGTTTTCGGAGGCGATTCGCAACCGCGTCGGCATCGCGACGATTGCCGTCGGCGCGATCAGCGAAGCCGACCACGTCAACAGCATCATCGCCTCGGGCCGCGCCGATCTGTGCGCCATCGCCCGCCCGCACCTGGCCAATCCGGCCTGGACCCTGATGGAGGCGGCGCGCATTGGTTATATGGGTGGCGTGGGCGTCGATTGGCCCAAGCAATACACGTCTGCCAAGGTGCAGCTGGAGCGCAACTACGAGCGCGAGCGGTCGCAGGCCGCGCAGATGGCGGGCCTGTCGCCGCTGGAGCAGGCCAACCGTGCGCTGGGTGCCTGAGCGATGAGTGACGCCATGCACGCAGTGGTGACCGGTGGCGGCAGTGGCATTGGCGCGGCGATTGCGCGGGGCTTGCTGCAGGACGGCTATGCGGTCACCTTGATGGGCCGCAATCTGGCGAAGCTGCAGGCGCAGCAGGCCGAGCTGTCAACGCTGGGCCGTGTCGGCATGCAGACGGTCGATGTGGCAGATGAGGCCGCCGTGCAAGCGGCCTTTGCTGCATCAACAGCCGAACTGGGGCCGATTGCGGTGCTCGTCAACAACGCCGGCCAGGCCGAGAGCGCGCCGCTGCAGCGCACCTCACTGGCCCTGTGGCAGCAGATGCTCAGCGTCAATCTGACCGGCACGTTCCTGTGCTCGCGCGAGGTGCTGACCGGCATGACCGAGCGCCGCCAGGGCCGCATCATCAATGTGGCCAGCACCGCGGCGCTGAAGGGCTATGCCTACGTGGCGGCCTATGTCGCGGCCAAGCATGGCGTGCTGGGTCTGACCCGGGCGATGGCGCTGGAGCTGGCCAGGAAGGGCATCACCGTCAACGCCGTCTGCCCCGGCTACACCGAGACCGAGATTGTCGATAGCGCGATAGCGCGCATCGTCTCAAAGACCGGCCGCACGGAAGAAGAGGCGCGCGCCGAGCTGTCGGCAGGCAACCCGCAGGGGCGGATGGTCCAGCCCGACGAGGTGGCGCAGGCGGTGCGCTGGCTGGCGCGGGCCGAATCGTCATCCATCACCGGCCAGGCGATTGCCGTCTGCGGCGGCGAGGTGATGTGATGGCCAACGAGCTGGACGAACGCCCGGACCTCGAATCGCGGGTCATCGACGACCATCATCAGGCGCTGAAGCTGTGGTTGCGCCTCCTGGCCTGCACGACACGCGTCGAGGGCGTGATACGCAACCGCCTGCGCACCGAGTTTGCCACCACGCTGCCGCGCTTCGATCTGCTGGCCCAGCTGGAGCGCCACCCTGAGGGCCTGGCCATGGGCGAGCTGTCGCAGCGGCTGATGGTCACCGGCGGCAATATCACCGGCATCACCGATCAACTGGAGTCCGAGGGCCTGGTGGTGCGCGAGCCTCACCCCACCGACCGGCGCTCGTTTTCGGTCTGCCTGACGGCTGCTGGCAAGCGCCAGTTCCGCCGAATGGCCGCCACGCACGAGGAGTGGGTGGTCGAGCTGCTGGCCGGTTGGAGCAGCGAAGAGAAGGCCCAGGTCTATGACCTGCTGGCGACCTTGAAAACCCATCTGGGCGCGCAGGAAGCTCTGCCCGCCGCCAATGGCAAAACCGCCAAGGCCAAGCGTGCCGCAGCGAAGGAGAACAAGTGATGGATGCGAATCTGGAAGCCGGCAACCGCCGCGAGACCGCGGGCCTGAAGCCGCAGCACTTCGGTTGGGAGGTTGTTGGCAAGGTCGGCGTGATCACCTTGAACCGCCCCGAGCGCAAGAACCCGCTGACCTTC
It contains:
- a CDS encoding SDR family NAD(P)-dependent oxidoreductase, whose translation is MHAVVTGGGSGIGAAIARGLLQDGYAVTLMGRNLAKLQAQQAELSTLGRVGMQTVDVADEAAVQAAFAASTAELGPIAVLVNNAGQAESAPLQRTSLALWQQMLSVNLTGTFLCSREVLTGMTERRQGRIINVASTAALKGYAYVAAYVAAKHGVLGLTRAMALELARKGITVNAVCPGYTETEIVDSAIARIVSKTGRTEEEARAELSAGNPQGRMVQPDEVAQAVRWLARAESSSITGQAIAVCGGEVM
- a CDS encoding bifunctional salicylyl-CoA 5-hydroxylase/oxidoreductase — translated: MRISCIGGGPAGLYFALLMKQQDPSNQITVYERNRAGDTFGWGVVFSDQTLSAMQQADPKTAGQILDAFNHWDDIEVNIAGRKMLSGGHGFCGIGRMKLLNILQQRCIELGVDLRFESDVADDEGLDADLIIAADGLNSRVRTKYAATYQPDVDLRQCRFVWLGTHKLFDAFTFDFQHTEWGWFQAHAYRFDADTSTFIVEAPEPVWKAAGLEDMSKEDAIAFCEKLFAKVLDGNKLISNSAHLRGSAQWIRFPRVVCKTWVHHNGRAPVVLMGDAAHTAHFSIGSGTKLALEDAIGLARNIAEAKGDLNAALRTYEATRSIEVLRIQNAARNSTEWFENVERHAHLDPEQFAYSLLTRSQRISHENLRLRDAGYVGEFENWLAEQAGLKPAKGQTVPPMFTPFTLRSVTLKNRVVVSPMAQYSAVDGLPTDHHLVHLGARAMGGAGMVFVEMTCVSPDARITPACPGLYDDAQTAAFKRITDYVHSQSTAKIALQLGHAGAKGSTKVMWEGIDQPLESGGWPLISASPQQYLPGVSEWSRAMTRADMDRVRDDFVAATKRAAEAGFDWLELHCAHGYLLSSFLSPLTNQRDDEYGGSLENRLRYPLEVFKAMRAAWPEHLPMSVRISAHDWVPGGNTPDDAVEMSRAFKAAGADLIDVSSGQVSKAEKPVYGRMFQTPFSEAIRNRVGIATIAVGAISEADHVNSIIASGRADLCAIARPHLANPAWTLMEAARIGYMGGVGVDWPKQYTSAKVQLERNYERERSQAAQMAGLSPLEQANRALGA
- a CDS encoding MarR family transcriptional regulator, with protein sequence MANELDERPDLESRVIDDHHQALKLWLRLLACTTRVEGVIRNRLRTEFATTLPRFDLLAQLERHPEGLAMGELSQRLMVTGGNITGITDQLESEGLVVREPHPTDRRSFSVCLTAAGKRQFRRMAATHEEWVVELLAGWSSEEKAQVYDLLATLKTHLGAQEALPAANGKTAKAKRAAAKENK